A DNA window from Brassica napus cultivar Da-Ae chromosome C1, Da-Ae, whole genome shotgun sequence contains the following coding sequences:
- the LOC106432871 gene encoding RING-H2 finger protein ATL51, with protein sequence MSSTVNPNNPWATYDSYRDCSQGICSVYCPQWCYVIFPPPPPSFFLDDEDDSSSSDFSPLLIALIGILASAFILLGYYTLISKYCHRRRQASSSTAASISISSFVTEAPEGNNGAPDPTRDGLDETLIKSITVYKYRKGDGFVESSDCSVCLSEFQENERLRLLPECNHAFHVACIDTWLKSHSNCPLCRAFIAGNIESVSASNQRISAANDSVDRHRLSGDSVVVDLDLEIARSRDERVANENGGSTPKPPEREDRRSASVNSGSVVLIADILREIEDDEEESAGVGTSRRGGDEEGEKTPPPSSESAASQAGGGISNFLGRSSVAGKFVRTRNYRLPN encoded by the coding sequence ATGAGTTCTACAGTAAACCCAAACAATCCATGGGCTACATACGATTCCTACAGAGACTGCTCACAAGGAATATGCAGCGTCTACTGCCCTCAATGGTGCTACGTCATCTTcccacctcctcctccttcctTCTTCCTCGACGACGAAGATGATTCCTCCTCCTCCGACTTCTCCCCTCTCCTCATCGCTCTCATCGGAATCCTCGCCAGCGCCTTCATCCTCCTCGGCTACTACACACTAATCTCCAAGTATTGCCACCGCCGTCGCCAagcctcctcctccaccgccgCCTCTATCAGTATCTCTTCTTTCGTCACCGAAGCTCCGGAAGGAAACAACGGAGCTCCGGATCCGACCCGAGATGGACTCGACGAGACTCTGATTAAATCGATAACGGTTTACAAATACAGGAAGGGAGACGGATTCGTGGAATCTTCGGATTGTTCCGTTTGTTTGAGTGAGTTTCAAGAGAACGAGCGGTTGAGGTTGTTACCTGAGTGTAACCACGCGTTCCACGTGGCGTGTATTGATACGTGGTTGAAGTCTCACTCTAACTGCCCTCTCTGCCGCGCCTTCATCGCCGGGAACATTGAATCCGTCTCCGCATCTAATCAGCGGATCTCCGCCGCGAACGACTCGGTTGATCGCCACCGTCTGAGTGGAGATTCCGTCGTTGTTGACTTAGATCTGGAAATAGCCAGATCTCGAGATGAGAGGGTGGCTAACGAGAACGGCGGATCGACGCCGAAACCACCGGAGCGAGAAGATCGGAGATCGGCGTCGGTAAATTCAGGCTCCGTGGTCTTGATCGCCGATATACTGAGGGAGATTGAAGACGACGAGGAGGAATCAGCGGGTGTAGGGACGTCTCGGCGTGGAGGAGATGAGGAAGGAGAGAAGACGCCGCCGCCGTCGTCAGAGTCGGCGGCGAGTCAAGCAGGCGGAGGAATTTCGAATTTTCTGGGGCGGAGTTCAGTGGCGGGTAAATTTGTTAGAACCAGAAATTACCGTTTACCGAATTGA